The following coding sequences lie in one Neorhodopirellula lusitana genomic window:
- a CDS encoding DUF1566 domain-containing protein: MKPTLAICSVSAFFALFLPPKTFVVAEDSPGQKNHVVVPSHAYSIVDTAQQRCYDNSREIIFPKTGQPFFGQDANYESNEPTYRDNGDGTISDLVSGLMWQKTPGPKVTFNQAVASAAGCRVGGFDDWRLPSIKELYSLIDFSGEDIDPQARSAEGLRPFIDTDYFDFAYGDPSKGERIIDSQCATSTKYVSTTMHGSQTMFGVNFADGRIKGYPIGPNRRRGEKTYVVFYVRGNPDYGTNSFHDNGDGTVTDQATGLTWMQGDSGTMKAGDRRDGKLNWEQALAWAEELTFAARSDWRLPNAKELQSIVDYTRSPDTTQSAAISEIFACTPQQNPAGKPDFGSYWTGTTHKHMGRGDTAAYVSFGRSGGWMRDPRGGTSLLDVHGAGAQRSDPKAGDPSRFPQGRGPQGDVIGIYNLVRPVRGGEVTVRKNGPPIEQQTRPTRGRPGRFK; encoded by the coding sequence ATGAAACCGACTCTCGCAATCTGTTCAGTGTCCGCCTTTTTCGCACTCTTTCTCCCGCCGAAAACGTTCGTGGTGGCCGAAGATTCACCGGGTCAAAAAAACCACGTGGTCGTGCCGTCCCATGCTTACTCGATCGTCGACACCGCTCAGCAACGATGCTACGACAACTCTCGCGAAATCATTTTCCCTAAGACAGGCCAGCCATTCTTCGGACAGGACGCGAACTACGAAAGCAATGAACCGACATACCGAGACAATGGGGACGGCACCATTTCTGATCTCGTCTCGGGGCTAATGTGGCAGAAGACACCTGGCCCGAAAGTCACGTTCAACCAAGCCGTCGCGAGTGCTGCCGGTTGCCGTGTTGGCGGCTTCGACGATTGGCGGTTACCTAGCATTAAAGAACTGTATTCGCTGATCGATTTCAGTGGCGAAGACATCGACCCGCAAGCACGATCGGCCGAGGGCCTGCGTCCCTTCATTGACACCGACTATTTTGACTTTGCCTATGGCGATCCATCCAAAGGTGAGCGGATCATTGATTCCCAGTGTGCAACGTCAACCAAGTACGTGAGTACGACGATGCACGGAAGCCAAACCATGTTCGGCGTGAACTTTGCCGATGGACGCATCAAAGGCTATCCCATCGGCCCGAATCGACGACGTGGCGAAAAGACTTATGTTGTGTTCTATGTTCGCGGAAATCCTGACTACGGAACCAACTCTTTTCATGACAATGGCGACGGCACAGTCACCGATCAGGCCACTGGGCTGACTTGGATGCAGGGCGACAGTGGAACGATGAAGGCAGGCGACCGACGCGACGGAAAACTGAATTGGGAACAGGCTCTTGCTTGGGCCGAGGAGTTAACATTTGCAGCACGTAGCGACTGGCGTCTTCCCAACGCGAAGGAATTGCAAAGCATCGTCGATTACACCCGATCGCCCGACACGACTCAGTCAGCCGCAATCTCGGAAATCTTCGCTTGCACACCTCAGCAAAACCCTGCCGGAAAGCCTGACTTCGGTTCGTACTGGACGGGCACAACCCATAAGCACATGGGGCGTGGCGATACTGCGGCTTACGTCTCGTTTGGCCGGTCTGGAGGATGGATGCGGGATCCACGTGGCGGCACGAGCCTTCTGGACGTTCACGGTGCCGGTGCACAACGTAGCGATCCGAAGGCTGGCGATCCGTCTCGCTTCCCGCAGGGCCGTGGCCCGCAAGGCGATGTGATCGGAATTTACAACCTGGTCCGCCCAGTGCGGGGAGGCGAAGTGACCGTGCGTAAGAACGGACCACCGATCGAGCAACAAACACGCCCCACGAGAGGCCGCCCAGGTCGTTTTAAGTAA
- a CDS encoding sigma-70 family RNA polymerase sigma factor — MNINVDAIEQQLKLGDLTLFDDAFSRHRPRLWQIIHFRLSDQVRARVDADDVLQDVYLDAEKRLNHFVEGDFPSLFLWLRLVTGQTLSRVHRRHLATESRSTLRESSPNDGNLFGNTSLCLSQRFIAHMTSPSQAAVKAELIVEVRSALESMNEIDREVLALRHFEELTNQEVAIELDIKPKAASIRYMRALERLRGVLEVIR, encoded by the coding sequence GTGAATATCAACGTCGACGCAATCGAGCAGCAACTCAAACTTGGTGATTTGACTCTTTTCGACGACGCGTTTTCGCGTCATCGCCCGCGATTGTGGCAGATCATCCATTTCCGGCTCAGCGATCAAGTCCGCGCCCGTGTTGATGCCGACGATGTGTTGCAGGATGTCTATTTAGATGCTGAAAAAAGGCTCAATCACTTTGTCGAGGGCGATTTCCCGTCACTATTTCTTTGGCTGCGTCTGGTCACCGGGCAGACGCTGAGCCGAGTTCATCGCCGACATCTGGCCACCGAATCACGTTCGACGTTGCGTGAATCCAGTCCGAACGACGGGAATCTTTTTGGCAACACGTCGCTTTGCCTTTCCCAGCGATTCATCGCTCACATGACATCGCCCAGCCAAGCGGCGGTGAAAGCCGAATTGATTGTCGAAGTCCGATCGGCGTTGGAAAGCATGAACGAGATCGACCGCGAGGTCTTGGCGTTACGACACTTTGAAGAGCTGACCAATCAGGAAGTGGCGATTGAATTGGACATCAAGCCGAAAGCGGCAAGCATCCGCTACATGCGAGCGTTGGAAAGACTTCGCGGCGTGTTGGAGGTGATTCGTTGA
- a CDS encoding serine/threonine-protein kinase has protein sequence MQASDSTEDVLAAVDTLACDFLARYRDGDRPTVEEYAKRHPEYSDSIRQMFPLVASIERIKIDEQVAEDGTATLAGRELSQLGDFRIVREIGRGGMGIVFEAHQESLDRVVAIKVLPKQSLLDDDALERFRTEATTAAAMHHTNIVPIYGTGEADGSHYLVMQLVKGKSLDSVISDGPQVTCDEVARIGLQISDAIAYSHESGVLHRDIKPANILIEKNGTIQVTDFGLAKNVGSDLTATRSVSGSLRYMAPERFSGVSAEAGDIYGIGITLYELLAGQPAFEASNTEHLISSITHARLKPIKVIRPDVPADLSTIVGKAIQVDPAQRYGSAADLRDDLQRFLNDEPIHARRTPLWGRLVRWIRRNPRLAAAVGTAAFALVAGTIISSIAYLVASAANQRSVDALQSSEQTVDLTLRSLDGVIDVVTQTPTSANLSLSETFEDDDLLPNVDLKPSPTSAKILERLQPIYERLSQQSPTRSDIVLRRVDSSVQLARIQHSLGRTSDGISTLETSIELLKQSGSPAAISKPDLQLRLARLNNELGALFAAEFNRSESMRCYESAVEAASHFSSSTKVRPNTAGLTELARAHLNLGNPPPQLRRSESPTSSHRSDGLQHINRAIEILEELRSTETQTKTTNILYAGSLLARSRLAGPGPELNQERGSRDQPRGFSEWRNSKQRDFQAAVTILRDQLTATPDDSAVRFELVETLADVNLRGRRSPRLYKEADDRLTEALQEIGTLRSGNSDNAVYLATEVHLRHKLSAIAKSRFRFAEAEDLLREAIRLQTLLILTWPDNVRHRCWRAMLYRSQAMLYRQWEKPDAADAALTNATADMEAIDPQFAEHPLVVRTLEAIRGDIDSLSDES, from the coding sequence ATGCAAGCTTCAGACTCAACCGAAGATGTTCTTGCAGCGGTCGATACGCTGGCCTGTGATTTCCTAGCTCGATACCGTGACGGCGATCGCCCCACCGTTGAAGAGTACGCGAAGCGGCACCCGGAATACAGCGATTCCATTCGCCAAATGTTTCCGCTGGTCGCGTCGATTGAACGAATCAAGATTGACGAACAAGTTGCCGAAGATGGCACCGCAACTTTAGCTGGGCGTGAACTTTCCCAACTCGGTGATTTCCGAATCGTTCGTGAAATTGGTCGCGGTGGGATGGGCATCGTCTTCGAAGCCCACCAAGAATCGCTCGACCGAGTGGTCGCGATCAAGGTGCTGCCAAAACAAAGCTTGCTCGACGACGACGCTCTGGAGCGTTTTCGAACCGAAGCGACCACCGCCGCGGCGATGCATCACACAAACATTGTGCCGATCTACGGAACGGGCGAGGCGGATGGATCGCACTATCTGGTGATGCAGTTGGTCAAAGGGAAGTCATTGGACTCGGTCATCTCCGACGGGCCCCAAGTTACTTGCGACGAAGTGGCACGCATCGGCTTGCAGATTTCGGACGCCATCGCTTACTCACATGAAAGCGGAGTCCTGCACCGCGACATCAAGCCCGCGAATATCCTGATCGAAAAGAACGGGACAATCCAAGTCACTGACTTTGGACTCGCCAAGAACGTAGGCAGTGATCTCACGGCCACGCGATCGGTCAGCGGAAGCCTGCGATACATGGCCCCGGAGCGGTTCTCGGGGGTGTCAGCCGAAGCCGGTGACATCTATGGAATTGGCATCACACTCTATGAACTTCTCGCGGGCCAGCCCGCTTTTGAGGCGAGTAACACTGAGCACTTAATCAGCTCGATCACCCATGCTCGATTGAAGCCAATCAAGGTCATTCGACCCGACGTGCCAGCGGATCTGTCGACGATTGTTGGTAAGGCGATTCAAGTTGATCCCGCCCAGCGATACGGCTCGGCCGCCGATCTTCGCGACGATCTTCAACGCTTTCTCAACGATGAACCGATCCATGCACGACGAACCCCGCTTTGGGGGCGATTGGTGCGTTGGATTCGTCGTAACCCCAGGCTCGCCGCCGCCGTCGGCACCGCGGCTTTCGCTTTGGTTGCTGGAACGATCATCTCTTCCATTGCCTACCTGGTTGCCTCGGCAGCAAACCAACGCTCGGTGGACGCGCTGCAGTCCTCGGAACAAACCGTCGATCTCACGCTTCGATCGCTCGATGGTGTAATCGACGTCGTCACGCAGACCCCGACATCGGCCAACTTGTCACTCAGCGAGACTTTCGAAGATGACGACCTGCTGCCCAACGTGGATCTAAAACCCTCGCCCACTTCCGCTAAGATCCTGGAACGGCTTCAACCGATCTACGAACGCCTGTCGCAACAATCTCCCACTCGCAGTGACATTGTTTTGCGAAGGGTGGACTCAAGCGTTCAACTCGCACGCATCCAGCATAGCCTGGGGCGAACATCCGACGGGATCAGCACGCTCGAGACGAGCATCGAGCTACTGAAACAGAGCGGCAGTCCCGCCGCGATCTCTAAGCCAGACTTGCAGCTGCGTCTCGCACGACTAAACAACGAACTTGGCGCATTGTTTGCCGCGGAGTTCAATCGAAGCGAATCGATGCGATGCTACGAATCGGCGGTGGAGGCCGCGTCGCACTTTTCTTCGTCGACCAAGGTTAGACCGAACACGGCGGGTCTTACTGAGCTCGCGAGAGCGCACCTGAATCTCGGGAATCCACCACCGCAACTGCGTCGCAGTGAGTCGCCCACGTCGAGCCATCGAAGCGATGGACTGCAGCACATCAATCGCGCCATTGAAATTTTGGAGGAGCTCCGCAGCACTGAAACACAAACCAAGACGACCAATATTCTGTATGCGGGAAGTTTGTTGGCTCGATCGAGACTCGCGGGTCCTGGCCCCGAGCTCAACCAAGAGCGCGGCTCACGCGATCAACCCCGAGGATTCAGCGAGTGGCGCAATTCGAAACAGCGTGACTTTCAAGCCGCCGTCACGATTCTTCGTGATCAACTCACTGCCACACCAGACGACTCCGCCGTGCGATTCGAATTGGTCGAGACACTCGCGGATGTGAACCTACGAGGCCGCCGTTCGCCTAGGCTGTACAAAGAGGCGGATGATCGACTCACTGAAGCACTGCAAGAGATCGGAACACTCCGTTCCGGCAATTCCGACAACGCGGTGTATCTGGCAACCGAAGTTCACTTGCGACACAAACTATCGGCGATTGCCAAATCCCGGTTCCGGTTCGCCGAAGCGGAAGACCTGTTGAGGGAAGCGATCCGCCTGCAAACCTTGCTGATACTGACATGGCCGGACAACGTTCGCCATCGTTGCTGGCGAGCGATGCTGTACCGAAGTCAAGCGATGTTATACCGCCAGTGGGAGAAGCCAGACGCCGCCGACGCAGCACTCACGAACGCAACGGCCGACATGGAAGCGATCGATCCCCAATTCGCTGAGCACCCTCTTGTTGTTCGAACACTTGAAGCGATCCGCGGCGACATTGACTCCCTGTCGGACGAATCATGA
- a CDS encoding DUF1559 domain-containing protein codes for MKRINRSQGFTLVELLVVIAIIGVLVGLLLPAVQAAREAARRMSCSNNFKQIGLGIHNYHSAYKQLPTHGAGTRDAALVNYWDRTDASNGRSLSMLVGVVPFVEGQALWEQIANPNGSNANGTTKSPPWVAMGPYPDRVDYGPWVTNIPTYRCPSDPGQGLPALGRTNYAACTGDSAWWSHQGYAKPDRSELTATADAEECIAALRGFFQPRKASRFRDCLDGLSNTIAAGEIATDLGDNDKRTIVRKDGWQDLRPDPSVCASKADATRPQFWATSSNAGSNEGRGYRWADFNPNYSQTMTILPPNREVCDQDGAWGAIVATMSSRHQGGVHVLMGDGAVKFVTDSIEAGNSSAPLIHRWNGKGQKSPYGLWGSLGTRAAKEVIEEEL; via the coding sequence ATGAAAAGAATCAACCGTTCGCAAGGTTTCACGTTGGTGGAACTCCTTGTTGTGATCGCCATCATTGGTGTCTTGGTTGGGCTGTTGTTGCCCGCCGTCCAAGCCGCACGTGAGGCTGCCCGCCGCATGAGTTGCAGTAACAACTTCAAGCAAATCGGGCTCGGTATCCACAACTACCACAGTGCTTACAAGCAGCTTCCAACTCACGGTGCCGGTACCCGCGACGCTGCTTTGGTAAATTACTGGGATCGTACCGACGCATCTAACGGACGCAGCCTTAGCATGTTGGTTGGCGTCGTTCCTTTCGTCGAAGGTCAGGCCCTTTGGGAGCAAATTGCCAACCCGAACGGTTCCAACGCCAACGGCACCACCAAAAGCCCACCATGGGTTGCAATGGGTCCTTATCCCGATCGCGTCGATTACGGACCGTGGGTGACCAACATCCCTACCTATCGTTGTCCTAGCGATCCAGGTCAAGGCTTGCCAGCGTTGGGACGTACGAACTACGCCGCCTGCACGGGTGACTCGGCTTGGTGGTCACACCAAGGTTATGCCAAACCCGATCGTAGCGAACTGACCGCCACCGCAGACGCGGAAGAATGCATTGCCGCTCTTCGCGGTTTCTTTCAGCCTCGCAAAGCCAGTCGCTTCCGAGATTGTCTGGATGGTTTATCGAACACAATCGCCGCTGGCGAAATTGCAACCGATCTTGGCGACAACGACAAACGCACGATCGTCCGCAAGGATGGCTGGCAAGACTTGCGTCCCGATCCTTCAGTTTGTGCAAGCAAGGCCGACGCGACACGTCCCCAGTTCTGGGCCACATCATCGAACGCAGGTTCGAACGAAGGTCGCGGTTATCGTTGGGCTGACTTCAACCCGAACTACTCGCAAACCATGACCATCCTTCCGCCCAACCGCGAAGTTTGTGATCAAGACGGAGCGTGGGGTGCCATCGTGGCAACCATGTCGAGTCGTCACCAAGGTGGAGTCCACGTGTTGATGGGTGATGGAGCAGTTAAGTTCGTCACCGATTCGATCGAAGCGGGCAACTCATCCGCACCGTTGATTCATCGTTGGAACGGGAAAGGCCAGAAAAGCCCATACGGTCTATGGGGATCATTGGGCACACGTGCCGCGAAGGAAGTAATCGAAGAAGAACTCTAA
- a CDS encoding TIGR00282 family metallophosphoesterase produces MRFLFLGDVVGKPGYSAVLAHVANLKEQHALDAVVINAENAADGAGLMPRQYRRLIEAGVDGITMGDHIYRRAEIIPVLEKSDRIVKPANYPANATGKNWVIVPTPNGKLGIISLMGRVFMRPVDCPFAAVDRVLEEIAGAADAILVDVHAEATSDKQALARYLDGRVTAVLGTHTHVPTADAHVMPGGTAMQCDVGMCGPYQSIIGRDVARVLKTTTTFEPCHFHVATRDVRLCGAIIESDDQAHAISIERFEVPVPYEPGSKS; encoded by the coding sequence GTGCGATTTTTGTTCCTAGGCGACGTAGTCGGAAAACCTGGCTATTCAGCGGTGTTGGCTCACGTGGCCAACCTCAAGGAACAGCACGCGCTGGACGCGGTTGTGATCAACGCCGAGAACGCCGCCGACGGTGCTGGCTTGATGCCCCGCCAATATCGACGCTTGATTGAAGCGGGCGTCGATGGGATCACAATGGGCGATCACATCTATCGGCGTGCCGAGATTATCCCGGTCCTCGAAAAGAGCGACAGGATCGTCAAGCCGGCGAACTATCCAGCCAATGCGACTGGAAAGAATTGGGTAATCGTCCCCACGCCCAATGGGAAGCTTGGGATTATCTCATTGATGGGGCGTGTTTTTATGCGTCCGGTCGACTGCCCTTTTGCAGCGGTGGATCGAGTGTTGGAGGAGATCGCTGGTGCAGCCGATGCGATCCTGGTGGATGTGCACGCGGAAGCCACCAGCGATAAGCAGGCACTTGCTCGATACCTCGACGGGCGAGTGACCGCGGTCCTGGGCACCCACACTCATGTCCCCACTGCGGACGCCCATGTAATGCCAGGTGGGACCGCGATGCAGTGTGACGTTGGGATGTGCGGTCCCTATCAAAGCATCATCGGACGCGACGTCGCCCGGGTCTTGAAGACGACCACGACGTTCGAACCCTGCCATTTCCACGTGGCCACAAGAGACGTTCGTTTGTGTGGTGCGATCATCGAGAGTGATGATCAGGCTCACGCGATCTCGATCGAACGCTTCGAAGTGCCCGTTCCGTACGAACCGGGTTCGAAGTCCTAG
- a CDS encoding 30S ribosomal protein S1 produces the protein MTENSETNPPATAVEGAAETPSSENAAANVAPAIAASTTSEAGTGEPVASDAAASDSATPAAKPAKKKGAPLPRIGGGPLSARGLGVAKPISPSAVSTEDLERQSQAKPDKKQGGGKKGAPRPRLAGESDQDVVQAQKTQSPKPGKIAVPNVRDGLSDDLEAELQASLAGSELDSFLGGSAGLPDRREPLAEGARVHAKVLKIHEDTVFVSLGGPDEGTVPFEQFTDAEPVPGEDVEVIVRGLNREDGLYSCSRPGSAIAVSDWDDIDEGSVVEATVTGHNTGGLECTVGSVKGFMPISQVTEYRVEDLSEFVDQKFVCLVTEANAQRGNLVLSRRAILEREREVKRKEQLEKIEPGDILEGVVRSVRDFGAFVDLGGLDGLIHVSKLSWERVKHPSEVIEEGQMVKVRVDKVDKQTGKIGLTYRDLLENPWDSAEAEFSVGSLHNGTVTRTAEFGCFVRLTAGVEGLVHISELASHRVSKVDAFVNVGDEVHVKVLSFDRDAQKVGLSIKGALAKPSDSAKVVADEPDEPPREPEIGPQHDGPLRGGNDRPSGGERFGLRW, from the coding sequence GTGACCGAGAACTCGGAAACTAACCCACCCGCGACCGCCGTTGAAGGTGCCGCTGAGACCCCTTCGAGCGAAAACGCTGCTGCTAATGTCGCCCCTGCGATTGCTGCGTCAACGACCAGCGAAGCCGGGACTGGCGAGCCAGTCGCTTCGGATGCGGCCGCTTCGGATTCAGCGACTCCGGCCGCGAAACCTGCCAAAAAGAAGGGCGCACCCTTGCCCCGAATTGGCGGCGGTCCCTTGTCTGCTCGCGGATTGGGCGTCGCCAAGCCGATTTCGCCCTCCGCCGTATCGACCGAAGACCTGGAACGCCAAAGTCAGGCCAAGCCTGATAAAAAGCAGGGTGGCGGCAAAAAGGGTGCTCCGCGTCCTCGTTTGGCCGGTGAATCCGACCAAGACGTCGTGCAGGCCCAAAAAACACAATCTCCCAAGCCAGGCAAGATCGCCGTCCCAAACGTTCGCGACGGATTGTCCGACGACCTCGAAGCGGAACTGCAAGCCTCACTCGCCGGATCGGAACTCGATTCCTTCCTGGGCGGTAGTGCTGGCTTACCCGATCGTCGCGAACCGCTTGCCGAAGGCGCACGTGTCCACGCGAAGGTCCTGAAAATCCACGAAGACACGGTCTTTGTTTCGTTGGGTGGGCCTGACGAAGGCACCGTTCCTTTCGAACAGTTCACCGATGCGGAACCCGTCCCAGGCGAAGACGTCGAAGTCATTGTTCGTGGGCTCAACCGCGAAGATGGCCTTTACTCTTGCTCCCGTCCTGGCTCGGCAATCGCAGTCAGCGACTGGGACGATATCGATGAAGGTTCTGTCGTCGAAGCAACCGTTACCGGGCACAATACCGGTGGCCTAGAATGCACCGTCGGTTCGGTCAAGGGCTTCATGCCGATCAGCCAAGTGACGGAATACCGCGTCGAAGACCTCAGCGAGTTTGTTGACCAGAAGTTCGTTTGCTTGGTCACCGAGGCAAATGCTCAGCGAGGCAACCTGGTTCTTAGTCGCCGTGCCATCCTGGAACGCGAACGAGAAGTCAAACGCAAGGAACAACTCGAGAAGATCGAACCAGGCGACATCCTGGAAGGCGTCGTGCGAAGCGTTCGTGACTTCGGTGCGTTCGTCGACCTAGGTGGTCTCGACGGACTGATCCACGTCAGCAAACTGAGCTGGGAACGGGTCAAGCACCCCAGCGAAGTGATTGAAGAAGGCCAAATGGTCAAGGTGCGAGTCGATAAGGTCGACAAGCAAACCGGCAAGATTGGCCTGACTTATCGCGACTTGCTCGAAAACCCATGGGATTCCGCTGAAGCCGAATTCAGCGTGGGCTCACTCCACAACGGAACCGTGACGCGGACCGCTGAATTTGGTTGCTTTGTGCGACTGACCGCCGGCGTGGAAGGGCTTGTTCACATCAGCGAACTCGCCAGTCACCGTGTTTCTAAGGTGGATGCCTTCGTTAATGTTGGCGACGAAGTGCACGTTAAGGTTTTGTCGTTCGATCGCGACGCACAAAAGGTCGGCCTGTCGATCAAGGGTGCCCTGGCGAAGCCATCCGATTCAGCCAAGGTGGTTGCGGATGAACCTGACGAGCCACCTCGTGAACCAGAAATCGGGCCTCAGCACGACGGACCTTTGCGAGGCGGTAACGATCGTCCGTCCGGTGGTGAGCGTTTCGGACTTCGTTGGTAG
- a CDS encoding AEC family transporter translates to MTESPWAHFGLIVSSVLGVFCVIGVGGFCRNRRWLTNEADFSLAKITANVLIPALFFDRIINDPTLGPIATIWTAPVLGFSITVGSFLLARLIARTLGPWFGLKTDQQQRAFTLCAGICNYGYIPLPLSQIFYPEAEVELILHNVGVDLALWSVGIAIISGGRPDQPADTSTGIRRWLGKLKPAFSSAPLAAAVIALLIREFGLDAWMTAPILKPISLLANAAIPVGLLLIGAIIVDFVDAADWTGAFRVITLGVGFRLLLMPVIMLSIAANLVTQVDLQHVLLLQAAMPTAVFPIILVRLYAGDTATALRVVLSTSIIGILSIPIWMAVGAWWLTS, encoded by the coding sequence ATGACCGAGTCGCCGTGGGCTCACTTCGGCCTGATCGTCAGCAGCGTCTTGGGCGTTTTTTGCGTCATCGGTGTGGGCGGGTTTTGCCGAAACCGGCGTTGGTTGACGAACGAAGCCGATTTTTCGCTGGCCAAGATCACCGCGAATGTGTTGATCCCGGCGTTGTTTTTCGACCGGATCATCAACGACCCTACGTTGGGCCCCATCGCAACGATCTGGACCGCGCCGGTGCTCGGGTTCTCGATCACCGTCGGCAGTTTCTTGCTTGCCAGATTGATCGCTCGCACATTGGGCCCCTGGTTCGGCTTGAAGACTGACCAACAACAGCGAGCGTTCACGCTATGCGCCGGGATTTGCAATTACGGTTACATCCCGCTGCCGTTGTCGCAGATCTTCTACCCCGAGGCCGAAGTCGAGCTGATTTTGCACAACGTCGGCGTTGACCTTGCGTTGTGGAGCGTCGGAATCGCGATTATCTCCGGCGGTCGCCCCGACCAACCGGCCGACACATCGACAGGAATCCGTCGCTGGCTAGGCAAGCTGAAACCGGCCTTCAGCAGTGCGCCGCTCGCCGCTGCCGTGATCGCGTTATTGATTCGCGAATTCGGATTGGATGCATGGATGACGGCTCCAATATTGAAACCGATCAGTTTGCTTGCCAACGCCGCGATCCCCGTCGGTTTGCTGTTGATTGGTGCGATCATTGTGGACTTTGTTGACGCCGCTGACTGGACCGGTGCGTTCCGAGTGATCACGTTGGGCGTTGGCTTCCGCTTGCTACTGATGCCCGTCATCATGCTCTCGATCGCCGCCAACTTGGTGACTCAGGTCGATTTGCAACACGTGCTGCTGTTGCAGGCTGCCATGCCCACGGCCGTCTTCCCGATCATTTTGGTCCGGCTCTACGCCGGCGACACCGCGACAGCACTCCGAGTGGTCCTCTCCACCTCGATCATCGGCATCCTGTCGATCCCCATCTGGATGGCCGTCGGCGCCTGGTGGCTGACGTCTTAA
- a CDS encoding calmodulin-binding protein — protein MPDTSAIHANVNDEYNVYRESSLAASDPSGTVDNAYDNHMASLVGESTKNHKRQIWEKYHQDLMRKVALQRTGDGSLRDMALDSYMLEKLDPKHRMGNLLLQCLNRYKELRPTEPFFEWLDGLGEFGVVAELRSCFLLEGNYMRSCDGNRIKHNDGRDNMTSGFRSNADSNISLTEVKNMIRGVAYLDQQARNSYRVDHQSGLLCQGGKPIGTDKMKTAASGIGWGIFVLSPSDVFYTGSHSVGQFHHSSFLQGHAVKGAGEWLIDNGILKIITAKSGHYRPQKQHFINCLMVLRPLLSQHRTDVKVFPKKGESDAPNAKRKSILVNAEEFLRDPGKYEVWS, from the coding sequence ATGCCAGACACTTCAGCGATCCATGCAAACGTAAACGATGAATATAACGTGTACCGCGAAAGCAGTCTGGCGGCATCCGACCCATCGGGCACCGTCGATAACGCGTATGACAATCACATGGCTTCGTTGGTTGGTGAATCAACCAAGAACCATAAAAGACAGATTTGGGAAAAGTATCACCAGGACCTGATGCGAAAAGTTGCATTGCAAAGAACTGGTGACGGTTCACTACGCGACATGGCGTTAGATAGCTACATGCTCGAAAAGCTTGATCCGAAACATCGGATGGGTAACTTGTTGCTGCAGTGCTTGAATCGTTACAAGGAATTGCGGCCGACAGAGCCGTTTTTCGAATGGCTCGATGGACTCGGAGAATTTGGCGTGGTTGCAGAGCTCCGCAGTTGCTTTTTGCTCGAGGGCAATTACATGCGAAGTTGCGACGGTAACCGGATCAAGCATAATGACGGCCGCGACAACATGACATCCGGCTTTCGCAGTAACGCGGACAGCAACATCTCACTCACTGAAGTGAAAAACATGATTCGCGGTGTCGCGTATCTCGACCAGCAAGCGAGAAACAGTTATCGCGTGGATCATCAAAGTGGACTACTCTGCCAAGGTGGTAAGCCCATTGGCACGGACAAGATGAAAACAGCAGCCTCAGGAATCGGCTGGGGGATCTTCGTGCTGAGTCCGAGCGATGTTTTCTACACCGGCAGCCACTCAGTCGGTCAATTTCACCACTCCAGCTTCCTGCAGGGCCACGCCGTCAAGGGAGCTGGCGAGTGGTTGATCGACAACGGAATCCTAAAGATCATCACCGCCAAAAGCGGTCACTACCGACCGCAGAAACAACACTTTATCAATTGCCTTATGGTGCTACGTCCTCTACTAAGTCAGCACAGAACAGACGTGAAAGTGTTTCCGAAAAAGGGCGAGTCAGACGCCCCCAACGCGAAGCGCAAAAGCATTCTCGTTAACGCCGAAGAATTTCTTCGAGATCCGGGGAAATATGAGGTTTGGTCGTAA